In a single window of the Streptomyces sp. CGMCC 4.7035 genome:
- a CDS encoding PTS sugar transporter subunit IIA, producing the protein MTTVTSPLAGRAIGLAAVPDPVFSGAMVGPGMAIDPTREPSEAVSPVDGVVVSLHPHAFVVVDREGHGVLTHLGIDTVQLNGEGFELLVNKGDTVTRGQAVVRWNPAAVEAAGKSPVCPVVALEATADSLSDLREDGDVKAGDQLFAWQ; encoded by the coding sequence ATGACCACCGTGACGTCCCCTCTCGCCGGACGCGCGATCGGACTCGCCGCAGTGCCCGACCCCGTCTTCTCAGGAGCGATGGTGGGGCCAGGCATGGCGATCGACCCCACCCGTGAGCCCTCGGAGGCCGTCTCCCCCGTGGACGGGGTCGTTGTCTCGCTTCACCCGCACGCCTTCGTCGTCGTGGACAGAGAGGGTCACGGTGTACTGACGCACCTGGGCATCGACACGGTGCAGCTCAACGGCGAGGGCTTCGAGCTGCTCGTCAACAAGGGCGACACCGTCACCCGTGGTCAGGCTGTCGTGCGCTGGAACCCGGCCGCCGTCGAGGCGGCCGGCAAGTCCCCGGTGTGCCCGGTGGTGGCGCTCGAGGCCACGGCCGATTCCCTCTCCGATCTCCGTGAGGACGGCGACGTGAAGGCGGGAGACCAGCTCTTCGCCTGGCAGTGA
- a CDS encoding CDP-alcohol phosphatidyltransferase family protein, whose amino-acid sequence MEVQETRVQTDRVLTIPNILSMARLVGVPVFLWLILRPEFGGPKSDGWALLVLVLSGVSDYLDGKLARRWNQISSLGRLLDPAADRLYIASTLVGLTWREILPIWLTAVLVARELVLLVMVGILRRHGYPPPQVNFLGKAATFNLMYAFPLLLLSDGSGWIASLAAIFGWAFAGWGTTLYWWAGVLYVVQVRRLVQADAMAD is encoded by the coding sequence GTGGAGGTCCAGGAGACCCGTGTTCAGACGGACCGGGTCCTCACCATCCCGAACATCCTCAGCATGGCGCGGCTCGTCGGCGTGCCCGTCTTCCTGTGGCTGATTCTCCGGCCCGAGTTCGGCGGGCCCAAGAGCGACGGCTGGGCGCTGCTGGTGCTCGTGCTGAGCGGCGTCAGTGACTATCTGGACGGCAAGCTCGCGCGGCGCTGGAACCAGATCAGCAGCCTCGGCCGGCTCCTAGATCCCGCGGCCGACCGGCTCTACATCGCATCGACCCTGGTGGGCCTCACCTGGCGCGAGATTCTGCCCATTTGGTTGACGGCCGTACTGGTGGCGCGAGAGCTGGTTCTGCTGGTGATGGTAGGCATCCTCAGGCGCCACGGCTATCCGCCGCCCCAGGTGAACTTCCTGGGGAAGGCCGCCACCTTCAACCTGATGTACGCCTTCCCGCTGCTGCTCCTCAGTGACGGAAGCGGATGGATCGCGTCACTCGCCGCTATTTTCGGATGGGCGTTCGCCGGATGGGGTACAACGCTCTACTGGTGGGCAGGAGTCCTCTACGTGGTTCAGGTCCGCCGGCTTGTCCAGGCGGACGCCATGGCCGATTGA
- the ptsP gene encoding phosphoenolpyruvate--protein phosphotransferase encodes METTLRGVGVSHGVAIGEVRHMGTAVLEPPTKQIPAEDAEREQGRARQAVEAVAADLIARGNLAGGEAQAVLEAQALMAQDPELIADVDRRIAVGSTAERAVYDAFAAYRELLAAAGEYLAGRVADLDDVRNRIVARLLGVPMPGVPDSDEPYVLVARDLAPADTALLDPALVLGFVTEEGGPTSHSAILARALGVPAVVALPGAGELAEGTVIAVDGSTGEIFVTPSDEKKAQLQAAAAERKAALAASTGPGATADGHKVPLLANVGGPADVPAAVEAGAEGVGLFRTEFLFLDDSKKAPSEEKQVEAYRQVLEAFPEGRVVVRVLDAGADKPLDFLTPADEPNPALGVRGLRTLLDHPDVLRTQLTALAKAAEGLPVYLEVMAPMVADRADAKAFADACREAGLQAKFGAMVEIPSAALRARSILQEVEFLSLGTNDLAQYTFAADRQVGAVSRLQDPWQPALLDLVALSAEAAKAEGKSCGVCGEAASDPLLACVLTGLGVTSLSMGAASIPYVRATLAKYTLAQCERAAAAARAADSADEARTAAQTVLSGE; translated from the coding sequence ATGGAGACAACGCTGCGAGGCGTCGGTGTGAGCCACGGTGTGGCGATCGGCGAGGTTCGGCACATGGGGACGGCGGTGCTCGAACCGCCGACCAAGCAGATTCCGGCGGAGGACGCGGAGCGCGAACAGGGGCGCGCACGCCAGGCCGTGGAAGCTGTGGCGGCCGACCTGATCGCGCGCGGCAATCTGGCGGGCGGTGAAGCACAGGCGGTACTGGAAGCCCAGGCACTGATGGCCCAGGACCCTGAGCTCATAGCGGACGTGGATCGTCGTATCGCCGTCGGCAGCACCGCGGAGCGTGCGGTGTACGACGCGTTCGCCGCGTACCGCGAGCTGCTGGCCGCTGCCGGTGAGTACCTCGCCGGTCGCGTGGCCGACCTCGACGACGTGCGGAATCGTATCGTCGCCCGCTTGCTCGGGGTCCCGATGCCGGGTGTCCCGGACAGCGACGAGCCGTACGTGCTCGTCGCTCGTGACCTTGCGCCGGCGGACACGGCACTACTGGACCCGGCGCTGGTTCTCGGCTTCGTCACCGAGGAGGGCGGGCCGACCAGTCACAGCGCGATCCTGGCGCGGGCGCTTGGTGTTCCGGCCGTTGTGGCGCTGCCGGGTGCGGGTGAGCTGGCCGAGGGCACGGTGATCGCCGTCGACGGCAGCACCGGCGAGATCTTCGTGACCCCGAGCGACGAGAAGAAGGCGCAACTGCAGGCCGCGGCCGCCGAGCGCAAGGCTGCCCTGGCGGCCTCGACGGGTCCGGGTGCCACGGCGGACGGTCACAAGGTGCCGCTGCTGGCGAACGTCGGCGGTCCTGCGGATGTGCCGGCGGCCGTCGAGGCCGGTGCCGAGGGCGTTGGTCTGTTCCGCACGGAGTTCCTGTTCCTGGACGACAGCAAGAAGGCGCCGTCCGAGGAGAAGCAGGTCGAGGCGTACCGGCAGGTTCTCGAGGCTTTCCCGGAGGGCCGGGTCGTCGTGCGGGTGCTGGACGCGGGTGCGGACAAGCCGCTGGACTTCCTGACTCCGGCGGACGAGCCGAACCCTGCGCTGGGCGTGCGCGGTCTGCGGACGCTGCTCGACCACCCCGATGTGCTGCGCACGCAGCTGACCGCGCTCGCGAAGGCCGCGGAGGGGCTTCCGGTCTACCTCGAGGTCATGGCCCCGATGGTCGCCGACCGCGCCGATGCGAAGGCGTTCGCGGACGCGTGCCGCGAGGCCGGGCTTCAGGCGAAGTTCGGTGCCATGGTGGAGATTCCGTCGGCCGCGCTGCGGGCGCGCTCGATTCTGCAGGAGGTCGAGTTCCTGTCGCTGGGGACCAACGATCTCGCGCAGTACACGTTCGCCGCCGACCGTCAGGTGGGTGCGGTGTCGCGTCTGCAGGACCCGTGGCAGCCCGCGCTGCTCGACCTGGTCGCGCTGTCCGCCGAGGCGGCGAAGGCCGAGGGCAAGAGCTGTGGTGTCTGTGGTGAGGCCGCGTCGGACCCGCTGCTGGCGTGTGTGCTGACCGGTCTGGGTGTCACCTCCCTGTCCATGGGCGCGGCGTCGATTCCTTATGTCCGGGCGACGTTGGCGAAGTACACGCTGGCGCAGTGCGAGCGTGCCGCGGCGGCCGCGCGCGCCGCCGACTCTGCCGACGAGGCGCGCACCGCGGCTCAGACGGTACTGTCCGGCGAGTAG
- a CDS encoding acetoacetate--CoA ligase has product MTSANPTPLWQPDAERIARAQITRFQAWAAERHGAPAEGGYAALHRWSVDELETFWKAVTEWFDVRFSTPYARVLGSRSMPGAEWFPGATLNYAEHALRAVTTRADEPALLAVDETHQPRPVTWAELRRQVGSLAAELRALGVRPGDRVSGYLPNVPQAVVALLATAAVGGVWTSCAPDFGARSVLDRFQQVEPVVLFAVDGYRYGGKEHDRRDIVAELRRELPTLRAVVHIPLLGTDAPEGALEWSALTSADVEPLFEQVPFDHPLWVLYSSGTTGLPKAIVQSQGGILIEHLKQLGLHCDLGPQDRLFWYTSTGWMMWNFLVSGLLTGTTVVLYDGSPGYPDMGAQWRVAERTGATVYGTSAAYVMACRKAGVHPARDYDLARVQCVATTGSPLPPDGFSWLHDEVRDDLWIASVSGGTDVCSCFAGAVPTVPVYIGELQAPGLGTDLQSWDSSGEPVIDEVGELVVTNPMPSMPIHFWNDPDGSRYHDSYFDMYPGAWRHGDWITVTSRGSVIIHGRSDSTLNRQGVRMGSADIYEAVERLPEIKESLVIGIEQPDGGYWMPLFVHLAPGAVLDDTLLNHIKQTIREQLSPRHVPDEIIEVPGIPHTLTGKRIEVPVKRLLQGTPLEKAVNPSSIDDLDLLHFYEDLARKRA; this is encoded by the coding sequence ATGACCTCAGCGAACCCCACGCCACTCTGGCAGCCCGACGCCGAGCGCATCGCCCGGGCACAGATCACCAGGTTCCAGGCCTGGGCGGCCGAACGCCATGGAGCCCCCGCCGAGGGCGGCTACGCGGCGCTTCACCGATGGTCCGTGGACGAGCTGGAAACCTTCTGGAAGGCCGTCACGGAGTGGTTCGACGTACGGTTCTCCACGCCCTACGCGCGCGTGCTCGGCAGCCGCTCCATGCCGGGCGCCGAGTGGTTCCCCGGGGCGACCCTGAACTACGCCGAACACGCTCTGCGTGCCGTGACCACCCGTGCCGACGAGCCGGCCCTCCTGGCCGTCGACGAGACCCACCAGCCCCGCCCGGTCACCTGGGCCGAACTGCGTCGTCAGGTCGGCTCCCTCGCCGCCGAGCTGCGCGCCCTCGGTGTGCGCCCCGGTGACCGGGTCAGCGGCTACCTTCCGAACGTCCCGCAGGCCGTCGTCGCCCTCCTCGCCACGGCCGCCGTCGGCGGGGTGTGGACCTCCTGCGCACCCGACTTCGGAGCCCGCAGCGTCCTGGACCGCTTCCAGCAGGTGGAGCCCGTCGTCCTGTTCGCGGTCGACGGCTACCGCTACGGCGGAAAGGAGCACGACCGCCGTGACATCGTCGCCGAACTGCGCCGCGAACTGCCCACCCTGCGCGCCGTCGTCCACATCCCGCTGCTCGGCACCGACGCCCCCGAAGGCGCCCTGGAGTGGTCGGCCCTGACCTCGGCGGACGTCGAGCCGCTCTTCGAACAGGTCCCGTTCGACCACCCGCTGTGGGTGCTGTACTCCTCGGGCACGACCGGCCTGCCCAAGGCCATCGTCCAGTCCCAGGGCGGCATCCTGATCGAGCACCTCAAGCAGCTCGGCCTGCACTGCGACCTCGGCCCCCAGGACCGCCTCTTCTGGTACACGTCCACCGGCTGGATGATGTGGAACTTCCTCGTCTCGGGCCTCCTGACGGGTACCACGGTCGTCCTGTACGACGGCAGCCCCGGCTATCCCGACATGGGCGCTCAGTGGCGGGTCGCCGAACGCACCGGGGCCACTGTTTACGGCACGTCCGCGGCGTACGTCATGGCCTGCCGCAAGGCCGGCGTGCACCCGGCGCGCGACTACGACCTCGCCCGCGTGCAGTGCGTGGCCACGACCGGCTCGCCCCTGCCCCCGGACGGCTTCAGCTGGCTCCACGACGAGGTCCGCGACGACCTGTGGATCGCCTCCGTAAGCGGCGGCACGGACGTTTGCTCCTGCTTCGCGGGAGCCGTGCCGACCGTCCCGGTGTACATCGGCGAACTCCAGGCGCCCGGCCTCGGCACCGACCTGCAGTCCTGGGACTCCAGCGGCGAACCCGTGATCGACGAGGTCGGCGAGCTGGTCGTCACCAACCCGATGCCCTCGATGCCGATCCACTTCTGGAACGACCCCGACGGCAGCCGATACCACGACAGCTACTTCGACATGTATCCCGGAGCATGGCGCCACGGCGACTGGATCACGGTCACCTCCCGAGGCTCCGTGATCATCCACGGCCGGTCCGACTCCACGCTCAACCGCCAGGGCGTCCGCATGGGTTCGGCCGACATCTACGAAGCCGTCGAGCGCCTTCCCGAGATCAAGGAGTCCCTCGTCATCGGCATCGAGCAGCCCGACGGCGGCTACTGGATGCCCCTCTTCGTCCATCTGGCCCCAGGCGCCGTACTCGACGACACACTGCTGAACCACATCAAGCAGACCATCCGCGAACAGCTCTCACCGCGCCACGTCCCCGACGAGATCATCGAGGTCCCGGGTATCCCGCACACCCTCACGGGCAAGCGCATCGAGGTCCCGGTCAAGCGGCTCCTCCAGGGCACCCCCCTGGAGAAGGCCGTCAACCCCAGTTCCATCGACGACCTCGACCTGCTGCACTTCTACGAGGACCTGGCCCGCAAGCGCGCCTGA